AAGCCCATTTGGGCTTATACCCGAGACTAGAAGCCCATTTGGGCTTATACCCGAGACTAGAAGCCCATTTGGGCTTATACCCGACTGTAGCAGCCTGCTTCCTCAACTGGATGCGCACCAACAACGCGCTCCTCACGACCTGGGCGCAGCGCACCACCCTCGCGAGCGCGAGACAGGACGGTCCGATGGGCGTTGCCCCTGAGCTCACCGCCAACCTGTGCAACCAGCCGCACGCGTCGGCGTGGCCCCTGAGCTCACCGCCAACCTGTGCAACCAGCCGCACGCCGACGCGTGGAACAGCATCCCCTATCATTGAGCGGGTAGATGCTGCGGGCCCAGTGGAAGGCGCGAACGAACGGTGTCTCGAGAGCCGAGGCACAAGCCCGCGAAGCGCTTCGACGCGATGAGAGGCGTGAGCGAGAAGTGCCCGAGCATCACGCGGGAGGCGGGTTACCTGCCACGGCCTCCACTGCCGCGCGAAACCGCGGCGGATCGATAGCGGGATAACGATACAGCCTCGGTTCTATGCACGCAAAGAGGTGCAGAAGCTCCGCAGGTTCCACCAGGCCGTGCTCCAGCATCGAGGTCACGTCGTGCACATCCTGGACGTGACCCCGTTCGATCTTGGCGAGCGCCTGCGCGTAGAAGTCGTAGTGGTAGAAATCTGCCTTTCCCACCTGGGTGATGAAACGGCTGCGCTCCTCCCATCCTGGAAGCTCAGGAATGAAGTCGGATGGCGCCGCGATCTCGACATTCAGGTGCAGTCGCTCCTTGAGAGCGGGAATCGCACGATACAGCGCATCTTCGTCCGGAATGAAGCGCAGATCGACGTCGAGCGTGGATGGTCGCCAGCCGAGCAGAACCGCGCTTGCGCCTCCAGTGAGATACACGCACACGCGCTGGCGAGCAGATCTGCCGAATTCGCCCATGAACTCGACTATGGTCTGCTCATCGGCTAGTCCGCGCATTCGGCGGCCCTCTCGAAGCTCACGAGACGGCGTATCAGCGCGTTGTACCGTGCGTGGGCCCCATCGCCGAACTCCTCGGACAGGCGCGCGTAGAGACGATGCTCGGGGCCTTCGACCATGGGCACGGTCAGCCCCAGGGCGCGAAGGCGGGGAGCACCGACGCAGAGCAGGAGTGATGCAACGGTCTCGCGCCCCGAGGCGAGGTCTTCGAGTCCTTGTGCCACGAGCTCGTATCCCGGCAACCCGTCGAAACGCATACCGCCATTGTAGCGTGAGGGGCAAGACTCGCACAAGATCGAGACGATGTCGAGAACACCGCACCAGGAAAAGTTGGAGGAGCGACCACCCACGATCTGCGCTCGCCCGCCGCTTTTCTCTCTCCAGGGCACTCGAGCGGGGTCCCGTCCGTCACCCCACGGGGTTCAGCGTGTGGATGGACGAGTCGGTGGAGCCGGAGTGTGGCTGGGGCGCGTCGCAGGCCCAGCGCGCGCTTTGCAGCCCCCGTCGACCTCTCCCTGGAAGAGCTTGCGCTCACGATCGGCCCCGCAGACGTCCTCAATCCGTGCACCTCGCTCCCCCGCGTGCTCCGCCAGGCACACGATTGCCCGCTGGTATAGGGAATCGAACACGGGGGTCAAGACCGAGACGGCAATGAGGGTCACGGCCGCGTAGACATTCGCAGCGAGAAGGCCTCAGGGGGCATGGGAGGAGAGGCTCGCCCGTTGAGGGTGAAGCCCTTCCGAGAAGGTCTCGCGGTGGCCTACATCTTCCGCTCCCCATGACCGTCAGACAGGCTCGGGCTCCAGCGCAACCACGACGTCGAAGGGCCACATCCTCCCGAGGCAGGGACGGGCAGATACAGCGTTCAGGCGCTACTCGAAATCGATCCGAAAAAGCCGCCCCTGCGCCGTCCCGAAGACAACGGCGGCGACATGATCAATGAACGTGGCCGCCGTCGGTTCGTCTGCGGAGGGGGCCAGGTCGACGACCCCGACGGGGCGATCGCCAGCGACATCCCAGAGCTCGACCAACGCCCCCCGAAGCGCAACCGCGCGCGCGCGCTTCGCGTCAGCGGCGACAACCTCGTCTGAAGGGGCGCTCCGCGACCGTGGGCGCGGAATGAAGTCGCCTTCTCGCGAAGGGCGCAGCGTGCCATCAGCGATGTCGAAGACCTTCGAAGTTCGCTGACCGTTCACGAGACCGAAAACACCGCTCTCGTCGAACGAGAGCTCAAAGCTGCCGTGTCCGAACAGCCACGCCCCGCCGCCCATCTCGTCGGGCGTGCGCGTGACCTCCCAGCGCCATGCGTTGCAGCGCGCGTCCCACAGGGCGATCGAGGCGCTGCAGTGCACCACGGTGCCCGCGTCCGGATCCGCGATTTCGATCCAGTCTCGTCCGAGCACGAAGAGAAGCAGCGATCCGTCTCGCGACACGGCACGGAGCTCAGCCTCGTCGACCGACACCTGCGCGCGGGCGCGCGCGATCTCCGACGCGGGCGGGACCCAGGGGATCGCAACGTCAACTACCGTCTCTCCGGTGGCCGGATCGACGATCCACGCAATCGGGTTCCACGCGTAGTAGATCTTGTCGTCATCATAGCGGTGCTCGACACGGCGCTCCGCCTCTACGTGCACACGCCTGCCATCAGGAAAGGCGCGCAGTGCAACGATGCGTCGAGGGTGCGTGTCATTCTGCCGCGAGGCGGCCGTCGCCGGCGAGAGCTCGCGGAGCTGTACAATCACAGCGGTGTCAGGGGCGGCGCATCACGATCCCAGGCGCTGATCAGCACCAGCGCCGGCTTCAAGAAGAAGACGAGCATCAGGCGGACCTGTTTCGTCACGGCTTCACTCCCGCGATCAAGAGCGCCCACCCACCTCGGCGCGCAGGACCAGGTGAAGTCGCAGCGTCTGACCGTCACGGGGAGCGACCTCGAGCCGCGTCTCCTGAAAGCCTGTCTTGCGGGCAGACACGGTTCCGTCTCCAGCCCCCACGGTCACCGAGAATCCTCCATCCGGACCTGTCTTCACGGTCGCTGCGTCGGTGGCGGTGGTCACGCAGACCGTGGCGTCAGCCACTGAAGCGCCCGCTCCGGTGGTTACGAAGCCATTCACCACGCACCCGATGGGGTGTGACGCGCCTCCCTCGGTCGGCGTCACGACCATGAAGGCGAGTAGCACGAGTAGCCCAAGGAGACGACGCATGGGCGCGCTCTTCGCCCGCCGACGCAAGGGTCCTTCCCTACATTCTCATACCGCGTCACACCGCCTGCACGTCGCGCGTTCCCACCTTCGCGCGAACGCGCCACGAGCCAGACCCATGTGGGCGCACAGAACGCTCGACAGCTTCTCCGGACGAGGCATGCGTGGTGGCTCTGCTCGATGCGGTGACGCAACAGCGTCTCTCCTTCCCGACACGGGCCTCCGCTTCGGGGTGCTCGCCGCCACGACCGACACGCCTGCCCACGAGCCCGCTGCAGGCGCGCATGCCCCCCTCGAGGTCGTGTCGATGAGCGTTGCGGGCTGCTTGCATAGGTCGTGGTCGTACAGCGAGAACCTGCACGAGGCGACTACCATCGAGACCCTCGCCGCCGCGTTCACCCGCACGCTGCAAGCGCTGCTCGAGGCGTTGCATCATTCAGTAGAAGCCCATTTGGGCTTATACCCGAGACTAGAAGCCCATTTGGGCTTATACCCGAGACTAGAAGCCCATTTGGGCTTATACGCGACTGCAGAAGCCCATCTTGAAAGCGCGGCGCCGTCAGACGCGCCCAAACTTGAGCGGCTGGGGGTTTTCTGATAGAACCTATCCTGATGCAGACGCGTGCTGGCGGTGGGGGACACCGGAAGAGCTCTCGGCGCGGAACGCTCAGCACGACGCTGATGCTGATTCTTCTCGCGTTCGGGGTGCTGGTCGTCTCGACAGCCTCCACCATCTTCTCGCTCAACGTGCGCTACGAAGACGACGCGCGCGACGGTGCAAAGCGCCTGGCCGAGTCGGCCGCGCGCCTGATGATTGCACGACTGGTCGCAAAGCCGGCGCTACAAGGGGCCGAGTGCCCCTCCATCAGGGTGAGCCTCGAGAGCTACGACGGGGGAACCGGCGTGGCCGTTCTCGATGCCGCCGTGGCGGAGCGCTTGGGTGTCCCGAAGAGCGTCAACAACCTCACGGGCAGCGGCAGCGTGCCCGGATGGGGCGAGACGGTGGTCGCTGCAGAGACGGCCTGCATCGTGGGCATCGGGCGCTATCGCGATCGCGAGGTCCGGACCGAGGCCGTGCTGCACGTGCCCAAGTTCCCGTACGTCGTCTCGTCGAGCGTTCCAGTGAGAGCCGAAGGCGTCCACGTGTTCGGCGTACGCGACCCGTCCGCGCTGAAAGCAGGCTTCGACGCCGTTCCCCCGGAGGCGAAGACCCCGGGAAACATCGTGACCAATGCCTTCGACAGCCAGGGGCCCGCCCTGAAGCTCGCCGGGAGCAACACCCTCATCGAGGGCAACGCCCAGTCCCGGGGCACGCTCGAGCTCGTCTCCGGCGCTGTGGTGAAAGGCGAGCTTCGACCGCTGTCCGACATCGCTCCCCTCCCTCGCATCGATATCGGCAGCCTTGACACCGGCCATCGCGCCGGCGTGAGCCGCATCGAGAAAGCGACCCTGGGCGAGACCTCGCTCTCCGGCTTCAACCGGAGAAGCGGCAACCTGGCCATCGATGGCGGGCTCAACCTCGACGGCGGCGTGCTCTATGTCGACGGCGCTGTCTCCATCCAGGGTGGGCTCAGTGGCGCGGGTGCGCTCATCGCCACAGGCCCGGTGGGCATTGAGGGAGGCGGCAGCCTGTCGGGTGCGTCCGGCATCGCGGTGGTCGCTGGCGGCGACATCCATCTACAAGGAACCCCATCGGAGCGCGCCGAGTTCCGCGGCCTCCTGTACGCAGAGGGGGGGCTGACGTGCGAGCACGCCAACATCGCCGGATCGGTGGTGGTGAACTGCTCGAGCGGCAGCGCCCGCGTGCAGATGAAGAGCGTCACGCTCGCCCAGAGCCCGGAGGTGGGAAGCGTGTCAGTCTCGGTCGTGACGCGAACCGCCACGGGGGCGGCGGAGGAGGGGGACCCGCTTCGTACCCGGCATCGCTCCACGCCAACCTCGTCTCGAACGGGGATCCGTACGGCTTTGGCGTGGCGCCCATGATGCTCCCCGTCAACGGCGCTTCAGACACCGCTCCCGTGCTCTTCACGGCGAACATGAACGGTCCACCCGATGACTGCTCCACGCCGCCTGCCGGATATCCCGTGACCCATCCGGCCACGGCGACCGAGCCCTGGATTGAGATCGGGGTGCCCGACCCGATGCCGAGCGACCCCATCACCCTGGGGTCCATCCGCATCAACAACCCCAATCCGAATGGGGCCTGCGACGAGGTCGACCGCGAGGGCGTGGGCTGGCAGCGCGCGTTCGAGGGCGACTTCACCGATCGA
This genomic window from Pseudomonadota bacterium contains:
- a CDS encoding carboxypeptidase regulatory-like domain-containing protein, which encodes MRRLLGLLVLLAFMVVTPTEGGASHPIGCVVNGFVTTGAGASVADATVCVTTATDAATVKTGPDGGFSVTVGAGDGTVSARKTGFQETRLEVAPRDGQTLRLHLVLRAEVGGRS